Proteins encoded together in one Longimicrobiaceae bacterium window:
- a CDS encoding DUF3006 domain-containing protein has translation MPNPRRTWTVDSIEEGVAAVAEEGGRVLHLPLWLLPDGVREGDVVAVAREEGPDRVVLHLAVDRDATERALRRSREQVEGAPPGPHPTGDIVL, from the coding sequence ATGCCGAACCCGCGCCGGACCTGGACCGTGGACTCCATCGAGGAGGGCGTCGCCGCCGTGGCGGAGGAGGGCGGGCGCGTGCTCCACCTCCCTCTCTGGCTCCTCCCGGACGGGGTGCGCGAGGGCGACGTGGTGGCCGTCGCGCGCGAGGAGGGCCCGGACCGCGTGGTCCTCCACCTCGCGGTGGACCGGGACGCAACGGAGCGCGCCCTCCGCCGCTCGCGCGAGCAGGTGGAGGGCGCGCCGCCCGGTCCCCACCCCACCGGGGACATCGTGCTCTGA
- a CDS encoding TlpA disulfide reductase family protein, which yields MMDRIGRILPVVALAVAAALVVVLSLKVRDQNDRYARLYQRATQPYAGMFVPTFQASTLDGAPVTVGESPASGRQVLFVFTTTCPYCMTTLPAWREITAALDTVRSVPVQVYGIALDSVDATRRYLAENRLSFPVVRFPEDKLASLYRAQSVPLTVVLDERGRVIHSRLGEMKERAAIDSVLAAVHRPTEPRRKAPAPASTAGR from the coding sequence ATGATGGATCGGATCGGCAGAATCCTTCCCGTCGTCGCCCTCGCGGTGGCCGCGGCGCTGGTGGTGGTCCTCTCGCTCAAGGTGCGCGACCAGAACGACCGCTACGCCCGCCTCTACCAGCGCGCGACGCAGCCGTACGCGGGGATGTTCGTCCCCACCTTCCAGGCCAGCACGCTGGACGGGGCGCCGGTGACGGTGGGCGAGTCGCCGGCCTCGGGACGGCAGGTGCTCTTCGTCTTCACCACCACCTGCCCGTACTGCATGACCACGCTCCCCGCGTGGCGGGAGATCACGGCGGCGCTCGACACCGTCCGCTCGGTGCCGGTGCAGGTGTACGGGATAGCCCTGGACTCGGTGGATGCGACCCGCCGCTACCTGGCCGAGAACCGGCTCTCCTTCCCGGTGGTCCGCTTCCCGGAGGACAAGCTCGCCTCCCTCTACCGCGCGCAGAGCGTGCCGCTCACGGTGGTGCTGGACGAGCGGGGGCGGGTGATCCACTCCCGGCTGGGGGAGATGAAGGAGCGCGCGGCCATCGACTCGGTGCTGGCGGCGGTGCACCGCCCGACGGAGCCGCGTCGGAAGGCCCCCGCGCCCGCCTCGACGGCCGGGCGCTGA